TGctgcaaaatcatcaaattctgAATCCATTCTTTCTGTcttttacaaaatgaaaatgggttttttgtATTCTTGATGAATTGCAGGCTATTGGGCGATAAATCACCTTTCTCTCAACAAAGTACACAAGGGGACGCCATGGATCGTGATGAAGAGACTTCTCGCATCCAATGTAACCCCTCTTTTCTCATTCATTATGATTCGGGTTTTGAATAAATCTAGGCACACGCCCAATTTCGCCACATAACATGCTTGACTGTGAGTGAGTGGTGGACACTTTTTACATGTCTGACACTTTTCACACGGACCCACCATTTATTTTTTCGTTATTTAAAATTGACTATTTTAGCAGGTTGTGAAATTGGGTGTGTAGGTAGGATTGTTGTTCTGTTTTATCTGAAAGGAAAATGTtgagagtttgtgtttgttttagttAGTTACAAAAAACTTTTGCTAGTTGAGGAACTGAATTTTACTACAGACCCATATTTGATTTATATATGCTTTTGGAAGATCAGTGCTGTAGCTTTCTTGGGAGGGGAAGTTTTACATGGTCatcaaaggaaaatgtttttttttggagctGCTAATATTCATATATGACATAGTTTGCATTAAATGCTGAAACATAGAgaaagatttgatttttggttcTATCATGAGGCATTACTAGGGATCAGCACTCCCGCCCACCCTccgatttttttttagggttagGCCACCTACCAATCACCTTTTGTAGACTCCACAAAAGTGGGAGTTTTGTGGATTGAGTACAACCTTTTTTCTATTATGAGGCATTAGGTGGTTATAATTACATGCAATTTCTTGGTAAAATTATTTGGGTATGTAAATTGCCTAGGGAAGTTGCTTTCTTTATTTGGATAGCCAccttgagattttttttttggataacttGCGTAAAAGGTCATCCTAGTGGACTGGCATGTGTAAGTGTGGTGGTGAGATGGTTAATTACTTGTTAGTTCTCTGCTTAATTGCCAGTGAGTTATGGGATGGCCCTTTGTTTTTGCGATTTTTGGTGTTCAATGAGTTATGCCTCAAAAAGTGGTTGAGGTGTATTCCATTTGAAGAAGTCCTTTTGGTAGGCATAGGAGCAGTGGTATTTGGAAAGTGGCCCCACTTTGCCTTATGTTGACTGCTTCAGCGTATTTTacctatttttataattataaatggTGACTTTCTGTTTTTGCAGATTTGGCAGAGATCGCAAAGTTTCTAGGCATTACGACTACCATAGATACAGAAGCCATCCAAGTTAGTTGTTCAGTTCCTTCTATGTGTATTAGTATTTTGGTTAATTATTGTGGTTGCATTGCATAATGCAATAGGGAAATGCATTTTGTAGGTGgcaatttttcttctcttttttactTAAACGGTATAGagtgaatttgtttttcttcatACAATATGgtattattaatatttgttCAGAAgggacttatcaaaaaatattttttcagaAGGGATAGTCATTGTTGGTTGCCTTTGAATGACAAAATTCAGTTTGGCTAGCTTTTCTTTTGGGAGCTTATTTTCTTAATGTTGAGATAGATAATGGCTTTAAGGAAATAAGCTAGCTTGTTTGCTTAAAgctattttcttcttcacctttaaacaaataaacttcCAAAATAAAAGCTAGTCAAACACAAAAACTTAGTTTCTTATCAGATATTTATATAAGAAAGAGTCTCTTGGCTAGTTAATCTTGCTgcccttttttgtctttttgataGGTAGTTAATCTTTCTAATAAAATCATGAATTGGCCTAGTTATGATGGTTTGTTGGTCTTGTGGATGGTTGTCTTGACAATAATTCTTTTAGGGATTGCATTAGGTAGGAATTGTGATAGGTTTCTTCTGTGTCAGGTGATGAGCTCCTTGAAGAATTTGTGTTATTTGAAACTTTTCAGTTTTACAACAAAGTTGATTGTAACctgttttatgttttgaaacacttaaaaaaaattgttttatggCTTGTTAACTCTTGCAAAACCTGGATTCTAAGGAAGATTTTGTATCTTTCTTCTAGTGTGCATCTTTTTTTCGGGGGTGGTGTGGGGGAGATTTTAGTATCCACTTTCTTCCTCTGGTggttaattgttttttcttagtTTGTAATCAAGGAGAGTCCTCTAGAACCAGTTTACACAAGAGCAACTCACCAGCACTAAAACATGCATTTACTCAGAcaaaccaatttttttcctGTGATTTGAAGCAAAGAGCTAAATCACACAATGTTGTTTGCCAAAGCAACCCCTCAGCCAAAAACAGGGAAGAAATAGCTAGACTTGCCTTGTTTTAAAATGAACTGAATCAACCTTCTCATATTAGGAGAGGTATTGAATACTGTTCTAGTTTGTGATCTGGGAGAGTTCTTTAGAACCAGTGATGTAGGAAAAATTGCAGAATTTGTCTATTTCTAGTTGTGGTGGATTTAGGGTTTTCATTTGAAAGAGGAGGAGCTTGATTTGGGATTATTaggaggaaggaaaaaaaacagaGTTTTTCCTACATCACTGGTTGTGGTGGATTTAGGGTTTTCATTTGAAAGAGGAGCTTGATTTGGGATTATaaggaagaagggaaaaaagacAAATCTATGGTGCTCATTAGCACAAGATAGAAAAGAAGTATAGAGAGAAGAGTGAGGGAGAAAAGAACTCATGAAGTCCAACATGCCTCTGTGCtatactttatttattaatcaacaccgcctatttataatatatatatatatatatatatcattcttgTACTAGTAGTATTAGGATTCCCAAGTTTGACTAGTAAACTAAAAACCTAATAAAGTAATATATAAAAGACCAACTTGGACGCAAAACTATATAAACCCATGATacttatgctttgtttgtttcgatAGATaacgttttctagaaaatgagtcgTTTTCCAAAGAACGTTTTCTGGAAAACAGACTTGTTTCCTATGTTTGTTTGCAACATTGATTTTGGATTTGGTCCTCACTTCAATAAGGCTAGTGCCTTTTTGGTGCCTCATGTCTCTGGTAGAAGGCCTTGGTACTGTAAGTCACCTTTTGTCCTTTGACTACCTTGCTATGTCCCATCACTTTGTGGGTCCGTGCAGGGTCTATGGGTAGTGCAATAGCTCATGGGGTGACAGTGAGCCTTGCTGAAGTTGAAATACCTGAACAAGCTTTATTCTCATAGTAATTTAGGGTGGTTATGCTTTTAATGCTTGTCCAATGAATGTTTGTCTTACTGGTAGTGATTTGAAGTTGGGAATATTTGTAGTGTATCTGAGTAATAAGGAGTTTGGATGTCAGATTACAATATtcttagtttttcaaaaatggaATGCCTGCAAAGTGGGTGGAAGATAGCTCAAGATTGTACAAGGCTAGGTCAACAATGCTATGGAAGTTAGACAgccaaaattggattttattttggagAAACCAAATTGAAATCCATATAATGCTGGCGTTTcctaaatttttaacaaaattttctatttctttttgcaaaaaatGCGGGGGAGCTGTGAAAAGATATAAGCTTCTAACGCCAAGCCTTCTtggaaacaaattttattattttttcttttcatttctttcgaTAAGTAAACTTTGTCCCCAAAAGGCTAGTGACCAAGCCTTCATGGAAACAATAAATGTGGAACATATTTATGTTGGCATATTCATGGAAAATTAAGTTTGCCGTAGAAGATAGACTAGATGATATTAGAGAAAAAGGATTAGAAAAATTATGATTCAAAAGATTTGGATCAGACTGCACAGTGCATCTAGGTGAGATTCTAATCTTCTTCTTAATACATAAGAAGAACCAAATGTGTGGATCATATGTTTTATTGGAGTATCATGAACTGTAGATTATATTTGAATGTGCCAAACCTTGTTGTCATGTGaatttcctcaatttttttgctaaatacaTTTTCCTCTTTCAGGGACGAGGAAGCTATGAGGACCGCACTGAAATGCTTCGTCTTATTGTAGATCTTGTGGAGGCAAGCATCTATGCTGATAATCCAGAATGGAGGTTGTGATGATTCTGACTTTAATGTTTGGTTGACAACTAAGTTTTCATGTTTGGTGAAGATCAATCATGGTTCATAAAACTATCAGTAACTTGTATAATAAATGCATAATATTTGCTATCTGATTTctcaaatttctttgaacctGAAATCTGGTTTGCGTTCTATTTCAGCATTGATGAGCAGATAGCAAAGGATATACAACTTATAGATTCTATTGCAGAAAAACAAGCTCAAATATTCTCTGAAGAGTGCAAGTTGTTCCCTGCAGATGTTCAAATTCAATCAATATATCCACTGTAAGAATGTTCTTATCCCATCTGTGTTTCCGTTTCCCCCCTAAAGATCTACTTATTGAAGTGTATAAAACCATAGCATCATAAATGAactttaaaaattttcctttcctaTATAAACCAGAAAATCCCAGATTCTCTCAGTTTCAGAACTTCCTTTTGGTTACTTATATATTGCTTCTGTACATACAGCACGTAATACTTTCTGTTACAAAGAAACATGAAGAATGATTTTGGAACAAATTCAAGTTCTTAACTATCAAAGAATGATGTCAACTATGTATCATTGCTACTTGGGGAAGTCTATTTTAAGTTTCAGATGGCTTGTGTGTCTGGTCACTACTAAAAAATATCAtgaattttataagaaaatgcATTGATGATGGCTTACATGTGTTATTATAGATATACCATTTGAAATTTGGAATATTCTAGACATGGAGTTGGCAATGACAAATGTTGATGGTAAATTAGGGCTCTCTTGGGTTCATTTAGGACTTGGCAAGTTTAAGAAGAACATAGATTTTTGTTTGGGTGGGGGGAGAGAGATTCTTTTGGAAATTGCTGAAATATTATCACAAGCATGCCCTTAGAGAATCACCACCACTACTATGTATTGCCTCTGCTATTACTAATTTTACTGCAACTTCTCCTGctatttcctttttattttctttcgataattattttaaaattttttttaaagttttgctgtttcttttattttacatatagaattttctttattacGTGGCAACATGAAGCCTGCTTCAccattttctttaaattgtgcaatattagcaaaaaatgaaaataaaaattccttgtatcttagggtttgtttggataccatttattttgctgaaattgaaaacttattgttgaaagtattgtagataaaggtagaagttagttgaaatagtatagttgggcttatgaataataccaaaaagtgcatgaacagtaccgtgggacccaccattttttcagcaaaatgcAAAAATTTTTCATCCCCAATGCAATCCAAACGCAAGCTTAGTTATTCAAGTAAAgcgaattttgttttttacatgTCATAGATCatttaattttaggctttttattttttttttggggggtgggggggagggTTTgaatttatctctctctcttttcttgggAATTTCTTTTAGTGACTTTTTCCTTCAGATTTAGTAACATTCTGTTCCTATAATCGAAGTTCATTTGCAGGCCAGATGTTTCTGAGCTGGAGACTAAGCTTTCAGAACAATCTAAGATACTGTTGAATCTTCAACAGAAGGTTGATGATTTGGCATCAAAGGTTTTCTCTTCTCCTTAGCCCTAAATTGCCTTTCACAATTATTTTTGGGGAGCTTCTCGTGAATTTTTTCTACTAAGAAGATTTATACCTAGTCACTAAATTGATATCATCATTTCTATGTTAATATTTTGGAGTTGATGATTATAAAACATGGTTAAGAACCTGTTTGTTTTTAAGGCCTTTGATTCAAGgaatttttgcttttgttggcGCACTTCTTAGCTTTAGCCTTTCGGATTTATGGTTCTCCAACAATTTCTTGTTATTGTCTTATATCACTATTACAAAAAGTTAACGTCGGGTCAAACATCTGTTCCTTAATATCTGATGGTTATAAAACAATTACTTAATACTATTAAATAAATACCACCCTCTGTGCTTTTAGTAATTTTCATCACGTTAAAGTGATTATCAAGTCAAATAATTTGAATGGCTTGGAAAAATTTAGTTtagattttcttcttctcccacCTGTTTCTGGCATGGGAACTCCTTATATTAGGGTAAGGATATTGCATATCTTGTGTCCCTCAGATTCCTATTTtggcaaatacttttttttttgataagtaagaagagaatattattaataaaagagtagcaagaaaaacacaaagggttcacggtagtgaacaaaggaaaagagaaaaaaagaacaaaaaagacaGGAGCAGCCCCTAATCTATTCTAATagatgaaagaaaatctaaaaggGTAGAACAATCTGAATAACCCCAACATCTAGATCAATCAAAGAGTGTCCGTTGGCAATACTCTAATAACTTAATCACAGTTTTCTCCTCATCCTCAAAAGACCGCCGATTCCGTtcagtccaaatagtccacattaaacaACTAGGAACCAAATCCAAATATCAGagctatgcttcccaagccaatgataCCAGCAAAAAAATAAGCCCACAACCGAACCTGGTATGACCCATTCGATCCCAAACAACCGAAGCATATACATCCACAAAGGATGAGCTATCGGACAGAAAAGTAACAGGTGGTCCACAGATTCTGCGTTGCTACAGCACAAACAACAACGATTCGCCAAAGGGCGACCACAAAAcataagattatccaaagttAGAATCTGACCTTGGGCTGCAGTCCGCATAAAAAAGCCATCCTTTTAGGAACCTTAACTTTCCAAGGGAAGGTGGAAGGATTTGCATTTCGAATCTTATGATAAAAGGACCGAATATCAAACTTCCCACTGCCATTAAGATCCCAACAAAGTCTGTCACACCCTCCACCCCTAGGAATTTGggtttggatgaaatgaagaaaggaGTAGGAATCTgccaactcccaatcattgaaTTCCCTCTGAAATCTTAAACTCTACACTCTGTCATTATCACCCATTGAAGGGCTTAACACCTCAGAAATACAAGCCTCCTTATTAGTTGAACACAAAAATAACTTAGGATAAAGAATTTTGAAAGGAACATCCCCAGTccacttatcatgccaaaaCAAAATATGAGCACCATCCCCCACCGCGAAAAGAGAAATGCTTAGCGAAAGTTTCCCATCCTTCACTAATGCTCCGCCATAACCCATACCATCCATGgagttttccaaaattttcttgtttAGATGAAAGAAATCCTAATTCATTCCTTCCACATTTTCTTATAGTTTATGGCACAAAATTTAGACATTTATTAATCTAAAGGTGTAAAGAATTCCTCTTCAAGTAGCATTAAAACCTCTATAgctttttgtaattcaattgaaGCATATGTTTTAAGGTTTGAGTTGATGACGGCAGCAAGTGGCTTCTCTTTCTCCCCTTGGGTTGGATTTTACCATCTCAGAATTTAGTTTGTGTTTtgccattttttgttttcatttcagGGCATTTCTCTTGTATGTTCTCCATGTAGAAGAACTGTGCCCTTTTGTGCATTTAGTAATTTCTGTtagctaaaaaaaagaaaagaaaagaatatttggGGAGTATTActtgttttttgataagtttgATGATAATTGTTActtgtaattaataaattatttttgaaatcttGAGATAATTCTTTACTGATAACAAGTTTACGTTCCCTTGGGTCGTAGCACAAGTCTGAGAGGGGTAGGCTTTGGTTGTAGTACAGCATAGGATTGGATCTTGGCCTGAGGGAATAAGATAAAATTGAgtcaagatgtttttactttGGTCTTTCTCCCTTTGACTTTGAGCAttcaatatattatttattaccAACTTCTTATCTTTCTGATGCATTCTGATCCACTCTGTTTCTGACAATGTGTAATTTTGACTTTGTTTGCTATTTTTTCTATGTACTCTGAGATTTGTCTGGTATTTATGTATGGTTTGTGCTTCTTCCTTTTGTCTGATTCTGATAATTTTTTTGCCTTGTGCATTCAGCATGCTTACAACCCAGATGAGGAATATGCAGGGGTGGAATCCCAATTGCGGGCACATTTGGAATCTTTTCTAGAAACTGCAAGATCATTCAATATGATTTACACCAAGGTCTGGCATGCTTTTCCTCTCATTAACATCTCgcttttctattttatttgtacCAACCAGCAAAGAGTAGTTGTGCTATATACTTGTGATTCTTTTTTCTAAATTGCACACTTACATATATGGTTTGGCTTTTACCATTTGTTGCAGCCTCATTTTAGTTGAAAAGGTTCTAAGATTAAAATCTATTGAACTTCTGCAATCCCATGGAAATTGTTGACGTTTATTCTTGATACTTAGGAATCATCCCATCAAACTATTTTGTTATGCTAGTATGTGTACATTCACATACTGTAATGCAGTTATTGAATACATATGTCTTTGTTTTTTGGTAGGAAATTCGTCCCTGGACACACATGATGGAGGTACCACAGCTCCATGGGTTTGGCCCTGCTGCAAATCGCTTATTGGAGGCATACAAGATGCTTTTGAAGGTATCTAACTGCTAATCTATTGATGTGTTTTATCTTTGATTATATGCTTTTCCTTTCATACggttttgataaatttatatgCAAAAAACCATTTATATGCTTAATTATCTCATTATGTGGATTCTTTGAGGTTCCTTTCAGATTAGAGTCATTAGACTAAGACTTAAATGAGCCCCCAGCTAAAATGCTGATGGCAATTTACTTTACCAATATGGTATACTTTATATAGTATGATACTTGTATATTTTGATATTAACATATTTGGATATATGATAATGCAATTGCTGATCGCATCTTTCCTGAGTTTTTCATTTCCCTTATTATACGTATCTATGAAGTTAATATGTCCTAGTTTCTCATCTCTTCCATAACTGTTTCTATTATTACTTTGTGTTTGCCTATTGATGTGATGTATGCACTACTAAGCATTCACTCAATCAACAACTTCACCTCTTAGTTTCtgatccccttttcatttttttttttaaaatctttttcctTTCCATGTGTGTGCACACAAGTGCATCCTGTGAGGTGGGGGAAAATATACCCTGCTGCAGGTATATGTTTCCCCTCTCTCACAGCTGGTGGGTCCCACCAACTGTGAGAGAGGAGAAGCATATACCTGATGCAGGGTGTACCTTCTCGTGTGGTGGGGTCTGCTTGGATCCCTTGTGATGCATGCAAGCATTCCCTGCTCTTTCCGTCTAAAACCCATTCACCTATCTGCTCTCCCTCCTTCCCTGTCTTTCTCTATAAAACTTTTTGTGAAATACATAGAGATAAGTATACAGATCTAGCAGTTTGTGAATCTATCACACATTCAGGGTCTCCCGACATTGGGGGGTAACATAAGGTTACAAGGCTGTTGATTGAGGCAAAGTGTCAATTATGCTTTTATCTTGGATACAAGATTTATGACGAAATTACATCTTAGATTGAAGAGGAGATTGTGGAATATATGCTTTATACGAGCTCTCAATGATTGGGAATTACAATATGTGGATTAATTGTTTGATACTTTGTATGCTAATGTCCCAAGAGAAGAGGGTCCTGATTGTTTGACCTGGAGATTGGCTAACAAGTCAATTTAATGTTTGCTCTAAATAAGGTTCTATTGGAGTGTGTTTTCATTGGAATACCGCGGAGTAATAAAGCTCCTTGAAGGGTGGCCTTTTTTGTATGGACATCTGTGTGTGTAATTTTGACTTGTAACAATCCAACAAACGGAGGCATAAAGCCATAACTCAGGTGGACTGGTATTGCATGTGTAGATGTAATGGCGAGAATGTGGATCATTTATTAGTGCATAGTGATATAGCTCTGAAACTTTCACGACCTGAGACTCAATACGGTGAAATCTCTAGGTCTGACTAGCCCAAAATCACATCAATCGCACAAAGCAACTAAACTTAGTTTAGTCTATGATCATATAgagcaaaaaattattttttgataagtaatgaaagatatattaaatatgtgaaaaaaaacttaatatctCAATTATGACTATCTAAGATTTAGTCGTAAGAAGTTCAAAGCagttcaaataacaaatttattaaagtATCAGAATTCAAATGATCCGAAGTTCCTTGCTCATGATAGAATTGAATAATGTTGGAAAGGTACCAAATGTCATGGTGGCCCTCAGTCTCATAATCAAATAGAATTCTAATGATTATGGAGGTTAGATGGCTCAAGAACAAGTAGAGTTTAGTATATCAAGGAGCCACCTCAAAGTTCAGAATGTCATACCTGATGGGTACAAAGTTCACATATGCAGTACATATTCTAGCATATGGAAGAATGCGCAATAAGTTCACAGGGTGAGGTTATTCAGAATTCTCATTATCCAGCTTGAAAATGGTACATATATCCTTACCACTAATTAGGGAAAGTTCTAAAGTTCATATATGCCCATCACCATGTTGGATGAGGTCCAAAGTTCACATAGCCAAATTCCCACATATCTTTATCAAGTGggtccaaaacaggggtggagtcaggaatttttgtttgggtgaCCGAGTTATGGTATAGACTCATTAGTCAAGACCTGCATGCATGTGCTTGCGTGTGCCcgcacacatatatatttaaaattttggactggtggggggggggggggggggggcgcgcCATAAGGTAGCTCTGTCCCTGGTCCAAGACACATTCTATTTGCCAGGGTTTCAAA
This genomic stretch from Quercus robur chromosome 4, dhQueRobu3.1, whole genome shotgun sequence harbors:
- the LOC126721729 gene encoding AUGMIN subunit 7 isoform X1; the protein is MAARQMEDIQRKLAMLNYPRANAPAQSLLFAGMERYALLEWLFFRLLGDKSPFSQQSTQGDAMDRDEETSRIQYLAEIAKFLGITTTIDTEAIQGRGSYEDRTEMLRLIVDLVEASIYADNPEWSIDEQIAKDIQLIDSIAEKQAQIFSEECKLFPADVQIQSIYPLPDVSELETKLSEQSKILLNLQQKVDDLASKHAYNPDEEYAGVESQLRAHLESFLETARSFNMIYTKEIRPWTHMMEVPQLHGFGPAANRLLEAYKMLLKFLGNLRNLRDSHAALAVGSSETIAGEPSSVTRIISECESALTFLNCDLGILSASIAREEGEDVNLR
- the LOC126721729 gene encoding AUGMIN subunit 7 isoform X2, which gives rise to MDRDEETSRIQYLAEIAKFLGITTTIDTEAIQGRGSYEDRTEMLRLIVDLVEASIYADNPEWSIDEQIAKDIQLIDSIAEKQAQIFSEECKLFPADVQIQSIYPLPDVSELETKLSEQSKILLNLQQKVDDLASKHAYNPDEEYAGVESQLRAHLESFLETARSFNMIYTKEIRPWTHMMEVPQLHGFGPAANRLLEAYKMLLKFLGNLRNLRDSHAALAVGSSETIAGEPSSVTRIISECESALTFLNCDLGILSASIAREEGEDVNLR